A genomic segment from Natator depressus isolate rNatDep1 chromosome 19, rNatDep2.hap1, whole genome shotgun sequence encodes:
- the LOC141974613 gene encoding ryncolin-1-like isoform X1, which produces MKSCRGLLCALAFLMAAAAPRAGFAQETESSCCAQLKGLSQCGADKKIFFQGQPGIPGMPGMPGTNGLPGAKGDPGPQGPPGEKGSPGAMGKAGPKGDKGETSSSASSQQQGAGARNCKELLEQGEGLSGWYLVHPQPGRTLTVFCDMETDGGGWLAFQRRQDGSVDFYQGWEAYKRGFGNQASEFWLGNDNIHLLTRSGTYQLRIDARDFNESSTFAKYTSFKMLSEKENYTLALGSYLDGTMGDSLSGHNKLGFSTQDKDHDTFGGSCATLYKGGWWYGQCHSSNLNGLYLKGEHSSYANGINWSTGKGHHYSYKYVDMKIRPQ; this is translated from the exons ATGAAGTCTTGCAGGGGCCTTCTCTGCGCCCTGGCGTTCCTgatggctgctgctgcccccagaGCGGGCTTTGCCCAGGAGACCGAGTCCAGCTGCTGTGCAC AGCTGAAGGGATTATCCCAGTGTGGAGCAGACAAGAAGATCTTTTTCCAGGGCCAGCCAGGGATCCCAGGAATGCCGGGCATGCCAGGGACAAACGGCCTACCTGGGGCTAAAGGAGATCCAGGCCCTCAAGGGCCCCCAG GCGAGAAGGGCTCCCCTGGGGCAATGGGGAAGGCTGgacccaaaggagacaaag gaGAAACCAGCAGTTCTGCCAGCTCTCAGCAGCAAG GGGCAGGTGCCAGGAACTGCAaggagctgctggagcagggagaggggctgagcGGCTGGTACCTCGTCCACCCCCAACCGGGGAGGACGCTGACCGTCTTCTGTGACATGGAAACGGATGGCGGGGGCTGGCTG GCGTTCCAGCGGCGACAGGACGGGTCGGTGGATTTCTATCAGGGCTGGGAGGCCTACAAGAGAGGGTTTGGAAACCAAGCATCGGAGTTCTGGCTGGGCAACGACAACATCCACCTTCTCACCCGCTCCG GGACCTACCAGCTGCGGATTGATGCCAGGGACTTCAATGAGTCCAGCACGTTTGCCAAGTACACCAGCTTCAAGATGCTGAGCGAAAAGGAAAACTACACGCTTGCCTTGGGCTCCTACTTGGATGGCACCATGG GAGATTCTCTCTCGGGACACAACAAGCTGGGCTTCTCCACACAGGACAAAGACCATGACACCTTTGGGGGCAGCTGTGCCACCCTCTACAAAGGCGGCTGGTGGTATGGGCAGTGCCACTCCTCGAACCTCAACGGGCTGTACCTCAAAGGTGAACACAGCTCCTACGCCAACGGGATCAACTGGTCCACCGGGAAGGGGCACCACTACTCTTACAAATACGTGGACATGAAAATAAGGCCCCAGTag
- the LOC141974563 gene encoding digestive cysteine proteinase 1-like, with translation MAILRRMLILLLWSCCSGAEGNLQPLPKFGDVYHVTGVISLPYAEIKEPFEAWYNLTGGQSRIQYYHGQVITYQLGSLEPFGASFKVTPETTETEANVRKCFRINGTAGDLISPQSVFPRLDGFKPVREESYKGQLCTVLQNVSYWGRKKNVYTLWVASSADGPVPVHYEMRGFNSLLGSHYDKYEIDYSSFARSYPAGVFSLPHGLKCEHWPGAGPEHQILANPMQEFVGRIREIDRVHHRLFHRYKEKFRKTYSTEKEMEHRKRTFIHNMRYVRSKNRANLPYKLVLNHLADRTPAEMAVLRGRLKSGAPNNGQPFPSEGYKSLVLPESLDWRLYGAVTPVKDQAVCGSCWSFATTGAMEGALFLKTGVLIPLSQQVLIDCSWGFGNHACDGGEEWQAYEWMKKHGGIASTESYGPYMGQNGYCHYNQSELIAKVAGYINVDPGNVTALKAALYKHGPVAVNIDASPKSFAFYANGVYYEPACGNKSTELDHAVLAVGYGVLQGESYWLIKNSWSTYWGNDGYILMSMRDNNCGVTTAATYPILA, from the exons ATGGCGATCCTCAGGCGGATGCTGATTCTTCTGTTGTGGAGCTGTTGCTCAG GAGCCGAGGGCAACCTGCAACCACTCCCCAAGTTTGGAGATGTCTATCACGTTACAG GGGTTATCAGCCTGCCCTATGCTGAAATCAAGGAGCCCTTCGAAGCCTGGTACAACCTGACCGGAGGCCAGAGCCGTATCCAGTATTACCATG GCCAAGTGATCACGTACCAGCTTGGCTCTCTGGAGCCATTCGGCGCCAGTTTCAAGGTGACCCCAGAAACCACAGAAACCGAGGCAAACGTTCGGAAGTGCTTCCGGATCAACGGCACGGCTGGGGATCTCATCAGCCCACAGAGCGTCTTTCCCCGCCTGGACGGCTTCAAG CCCGTGCGGGAGGAGTCCTACAAAGGGCAGCTCTGCACCGTGCTGCAGAATGTGTCCTACTGGGGCCGGAAGAAGAACGTCTACACCTTGTGGGTGGCCAGCTCCGCCGACGGCCCCGTGCCCGTCCACTACGAGATGCGGGGCTTCAACAGCCTGCTGGGCTCCCACTACGACAAGTACGAGATTGACTACAGCAGCTTTGCCCGCAGCTACCCAGCCGGGGTCTTCAGCCTCCCACACG GTCTAAAATGCGAGCACTGGCCTGGCGCAGGGCCGGAGCACCAGATCCTGGCCAATCCAATGCAGGAATTTGTCGGGAGAATTAGAGAAATAGACAGAGTCCATCACCGGCTGTTCCACCGCTACAAGGAGAAGTTCAGGAAGACGTATAGCACCGAGAAGGAGATGGAACACAGGAAACGAACCTTCATCCACAACATGAG GTACGTCCGCTCCAAGAATCGGGCCAACCTGCCCTACAAGCTGGTGCTGAACCACCTGGCCGACCGCACCCCGGCAGAGATGGCCGTGCTGCGGGGGCGGCTAAAGAGCGGGGCCCCCAACAACGGGCAGCCGTTCCCGTCCGAGGGGTACAAGAGCCTCGTCCTACCGGAGAGCCTGGACTGGAGGCTGTATG gcgCTGTGACCCCAGTGAAGGACCAGGCCGTGTGTGGCTCCTGCTGGAGCTTTGCTACCACCGGGGCAATGGAGGGTGCCCTGTTCCTCAAG ACCGGAGTGCTGATCCCGCTGTCCCAGCAAGTCCTGATCGACTGCTCTTGGGGCTTCGGGAACCACGCCTGCGACGGCGGCGAGGAGTGGCAGGCGTACGAGTGGATGAAGAAGCACGGTGGCATCGCCAGCACCGAGTCCTATGGGCCGTACATGGGCCAG AACGGCTACTGTCACTACAACCAGTCTGAGCTCATAGCCAAGGTCGCTGGCTACATCAACGTAGACCCCGGGAACGTCACCGCCCTGAAAGCAGCACTCTACAAGCACGGCCCGGTGGCTGTGAACATAGACGCCTCCCCCAAGTCCTTTGCGTTCTATGCCAACGGCGTCTACTACGAACCTGCCTGTG GAAACAAGAGCACAGAGCTGGACCACGCAGTGCTGGCCGTGGGCTACGGGGTCCTGCAAGGGGAGAGCTATTGGCTCATCAAAAACTCCTGGTCCACCTACTGGGGTAATGACGGCTACATCCTCATGTCCATGCGGGACAACAACTGCGGGGTGACGACGGCTGCAACGTACCCCATCCTGGCCTGA
- the LOC141974613 gene encoding ryncolin-1-like isoform X2 gives MKSCRGLLCALAFLMAAAAPRAGFAQETESSCCAQLKGLSQCGADKKIFFQGQPGIPGMPGMPGTNGLPGAKGDPGPQGPPGEKGSPGAMGKAGPKGDKGETSSSASSQQQGARNCKELLEQGEGLSGWYLVHPQPGRTLTVFCDMETDGGGWLAFQRRQDGSVDFYQGWEAYKRGFGNQASEFWLGNDNIHLLTRSGTYQLRIDARDFNESSTFAKYTSFKMLSEKENYTLALGSYLDGTMGDSLSGHNKLGFSTQDKDHDTFGGSCATLYKGGWWYGQCHSSNLNGLYLKGEHSSYANGINWSTGKGHHYSYKYVDMKIRPQ, from the exons ATGAAGTCTTGCAGGGGCCTTCTCTGCGCCCTGGCGTTCCTgatggctgctgctgcccccagaGCGGGCTTTGCCCAGGAGACCGAGTCCAGCTGCTGTGCAC AGCTGAAGGGATTATCCCAGTGTGGAGCAGACAAGAAGATCTTTTTCCAGGGCCAGCCAGGGATCCCAGGAATGCCGGGCATGCCAGGGACAAACGGCCTACCTGGGGCTAAAGGAGATCCAGGCCCTCAAGGGCCCCCAG GCGAGAAGGGCTCCCCTGGGGCAATGGGGAAGGCTGgacccaaaggagacaaag gaGAAACCAGCAGTTCTGCCAGCTCTCAGCAGCAAG GTGCCAGGAACTGCAaggagctgctggagcagggagaggggctgagcGGCTGGTACCTCGTCCACCCCCAACCGGGGAGGACGCTGACCGTCTTCTGTGACATGGAAACGGATGGCGGGGGCTGGCTG GCGTTCCAGCGGCGACAGGACGGGTCGGTGGATTTCTATCAGGGCTGGGAGGCCTACAAGAGAGGGTTTGGAAACCAAGCATCGGAGTTCTGGCTGGGCAACGACAACATCCACCTTCTCACCCGCTCCG GGACCTACCAGCTGCGGATTGATGCCAGGGACTTCAATGAGTCCAGCACGTTTGCCAAGTACACCAGCTTCAAGATGCTGAGCGAAAAGGAAAACTACACGCTTGCCTTGGGCTCCTACTTGGATGGCACCATGG GAGATTCTCTCTCGGGACACAACAAGCTGGGCTTCTCCACACAGGACAAAGACCATGACACCTTTGGGGGCAGCTGTGCCACCCTCTACAAAGGCGGCTGGTGGTATGGGCAGTGCCACTCCTCGAACCTCAACGGGCTGTACCTCAAAGGTGAACACAGCTCCTACGCCAACGGGATCAACTGGTCCACCGGGAAGGGGCACCACTACTCTTACAAATACGTGGACATGAAAATAAGGCCCCAGTag
- the LOC141974613 gene encoding ryncolin-1-like isoform X3 gives MPGMPGTNGLPGAKGDPGPQGPPGEKGSPGAMGKAGPKGDKGETSSSASSQQQGAGARNCKELLEQGEGLSGWYLVHPQPGRTLTVFCDMETDGGGWLAFQRRQDGSVDFYQGWEAYKRGFGNQASEFWLGNDNIHLLTRSGTYQLRIDARDFNESSTFAKYTSFKMLSEKENYTLALGSYLDGTMGDSLSGHNKLGFSTQDKDHDTFGGSCATLYKGGWWYGQCHSSNLNGLYLKGEHSSYANGINWSTGKGHHYSYKYVDMKIRPQ, from the exons ATGCCGGGCATGCCAGGGACAAACGGCCTACCTGGGGCTAAAGGAGATCCAGGCCCTCAAGGGCCCCCAG GCGAGAAGGGCTCCCCTGGGGCAATGGGGAAGGCTGgacccaaaggagacaaag gaGAAACCAGCAGTTCTGCCAGCTCTCAGCAGCAAG GGGCAGGTGCCAGGAACTGCAaggagctgctggagcagggagaggggctgagcGGCTGGTACCTCGTCCACCCCCAACCGGGGAGGACGCTGACCGTCTTCTGTGACATGGAAACGGATGGCGGGGGCTGGCTG GCGTTCCAGCGGCGACAGGACGGGTCGGTGGATTTCTATCAGGGCTGGGAGGCCTACAAGAGAGGGTTTGGAAACCAAGCATCGGAGTTCTGGCTGGGCAACGACAACATCCACCTTCTCACCCGCTCCG GGACCTACCAGCTGCGGATTGATGCCAGGGACTTCAATGAGTCCAGCACGTTTGCCAAGTACACCAGCTTCAAGATGCTGAGCGAAAAGGAAAACTACACGCTTGCCTTGGGCTCCTACTTGGATGGCACCATGG GAGATTCTCTCTCGGGACACAACAAGCTGGGCTTCTCCACACAGGACAAAGACCATGACACCTTTGGGGGCAGCTGTGCCACCCTCTACAAAGGCGGCTGGTGGTATGGGCAGTGCCACTCCTCGAACCTCAACGGGCTGTACCTCAAAGGTGAACACAGCTCCTACGCCAACGGGATCAACTGGTCCACCGGGAAGGGGCACCACTACTCTTACAAATACGTGGACATGAAAATAAGGCCCCAGTag